Below is a genomic region from Gloeocapsa sp. DLM2.Bin57.
CACAGCAAAAGCCGCTGTATTTTGATCAAGTTTAATGATTTCTTGAGCAACAGGGCTAGAAATACCAATAGCTGATAAACCAGCAAACGTACCTAAAGCATAACAAAACCAGAGAATATAAAATACCCGAAAATGCCAAGCTTGTTTTGGTGTTGTTGTGTTTGTATTGCTAGTTAGAGGAGGATTCCAGCCTTGGGGTTGCCAACCAGTCGGAGGTAGTCTTAAAGTAGTAGATATGGCTACTATGATGATTATAAAACTCACTCCTAGGATAATAAAAGTAGGCAGAAGACCAAAAGTAGCGATCGCCTTAGTAGAAAGAGGAGCAGTTACCAGAGGAGAAAGTCCAAACCCAATCACCGTCAAACCTACAGCCAATCCCTTACGCTCAGGAAACCATTTAGCCGAAACCGCTAGGGGAACTCCATAAGCAATACCCACACCAGCTCCACCAATCACCCCATAGGTTATAGTCAACATCAGCAAGTTATTAGTAAAACCAGAGAGAATATAGCCAATACCCATAACTATTCCTCCTAGTGCAGCGATTTTAGTTGGTCCAAACTTTTGAATATAAAACCCTGCTACAGGCATTAACATAGAGTATAAAACTAAAAATACCGTAAAAGGTAAAAGACTCTCTGTGGCGCTGATTTGAAATAAATCCTCTAGGGGTTTACGAAAGATACTCCAAGAGTAAACCGTGCCCAAACACAGTAGTAACAGTAGTCCTAGTACAACATAGAACCATCTACCCTTTTCGGCAGGTTGTCCAAAAACTCGTAAAGATTTAGGGTTGTGCATAAGTTCATTTACTCAACTACTCTTTAACCTTAATCTAGAACAAGGATTAGAGTAGTTCAGGTTTAGATATTTTTAATCATTTTTTCAGGGCGCACCCAATGATCAAATTCAGCCTCGGTAAGAAAACCTAACTCTATTCCTGCTTGTTTGAGGGTTTTACCCTCCTGATAGGCTTTTTTGGCGATTTGAGCCGAGCGATCGTAACCAATATGGGGATTAAGGGCTGTTACTAACATCAGGGAATTATTGAGAAATTCGTTAATTTTGGTCTCATTAACCTCAATTCCTACTACTAGATAATCAGTAAAACATCTACAAGCATCTCGTAATAATTCCACAGAGTGTAAAAAGTTGTGGATAATTACGGGTTTAAAGACGTTTAGTTCAAAATTACCCTGACTCGCTGCTACGCAGTACGCCTCTGCTGCTTTGACGGCAAAATCTGGATGAGAATTTAAGCCCGTACCCACCGACGTAATACTTAAAGTTAACTCGTATAATTCTGGTAAACTCTGTTCAATTCTAGCGATACCGCAGGGATCGCTTGGTACAGCTATTGCTCCCCTACTGTCATATTCTTGACGTGTGAAGTTGCTCATTTTGACTCCTTATGCAATAATTCCGTATTTACCTGGGGCGATAATTCCTTGACTATCTACTCCTGCTTTAATCTGTTGTAGAAAAGCGAGTTTTTCTGGAGGAATTCCTGTATATTCGGGTAAAATTGCTTGTCTATACAGACTTAATCCTTGTCTTGCTACCATTTTTAAAACCTCTCCATAGACATTATGGGCTTTTTGCAGGGATTCTTTCTCTAAACGAGAGTAAAATATGGTGATGATTCCTACTAGAGATTGAGGTTCAAATAAAGATAGAGTCACAGGTAATTCTAATTTAGCTTCATTAAAAATTATCTCTAACTCTCGATAAAAATTGTTAATTACCTCTGGTTTATTAGGTATAAGTACTCCCACCCAAATAATACCCGTTGCTTCGATGCTTTGATAACGCCAACGGACATTTTCCCAAGGTTTAGCGATTGGGTAACCAGATTGCAACTTGATTAATTGTTCTACTCCCGCTAATTTATCTTCTAATCCAGGGCTAAAGGGTGCAATAAAACGACGTAATAACCTAATTTTCCCTTCATCCATTAAGGTAATTTTGGCTAATTTACCGATGGTTTTCTGGATTTTACGACGATAGACCTTAATCATATCGCGATCGCCTATAAGTGCACCAAATCCCGTCCAATAATCTTGAGAGGGAATATCTGTTTCGCTAATTAAATCTTTGGCTAATAAAGAAGCATATCTCGGGTTTTCCAAAGATACAGAAGACATAAATATACGCATAGGGTTACCAAAGTGAATGATATTTTTCACTTCCCCATTAATTTTTAAGCTTTTTAACCCTGTTAAGACTTCAGGGAGTGTCT
It encodes:
- a CDS encoding MFS transporter translates to MHNPKSLRVFGQPAEKGRWFYVVLGLLLLLCLGTVYSWSIFRKPLEDLFQISATESLLPFTVFLVLYSMLMPVAGFYIQKFGPTKIAALGGIVMGIGYILSGFTNNLLMLTITYGVIGGAGVGIAYGVPLAVSAKWFPERKGLAVGLTVIGFGLSPLVTAPLSTKAIATFGLLPTFIILGVSFIIIIVAISTTLRLPPTGWQPQGWNPPLTSNTNTTTPKQAWHFRVFYILWFCYALGTFAGLSAIGISSPVAQEIIKLDQNTAAFAVSLFAIFNGLGRPLFGWLTDRLKPKGAAIIAYTLVLIASILMLNAQEGQNLTYLVAFSLFWMSLGGWLAIAPTATISLFNPDDYAKNYGLIFTAYGVGALFGTVIAGRIRDFFGSYTYAFYPTIILAIIGIIVAQFNLAPALKKDLPS
- a CDS encoding FAD-binding oxidoreductase; its protein translation is METEKKTQINFIQEIIQHEGIETKIVEAISEIGLPFQSFLQASPTSREQVQLLVRLAHSHNFSLYPISRGRNLGYGFNFPCNQEQVVVDLAYFKQIGDYDAELGEVRIETGVTQEQLYLFLQDKPYLMDSTGAGPLASVLGNALDGGIGYSPYGAKRYAIFDLEVVLANGEIIYTGHPFAIGPSLTPLFVQGNFGIVLSGKLRLFPQPECLLGLIIQVKGKETLPEVLTGLKSLKINGEVKNIIHFGNPMRIFMSSVSLENPRYASLLAKDLISETDIPSQDYWTGFGALIGDRDMIKVYRRKIQKTIGKLAKITLMDEGKIRLLRRFIAPFSPGLEDKLAGVEQLIKLQSGYPIAKPWENVRWRYQSIEATGIIWVGVLIPNKPEVINNFYRELEIIFNEAKLELPVTLSLFEPQSLVGIITIFYSRLEKESLQKAHNVYGEVLKMVARQGLSLYRQAILPEYTGIPPEKLAFLQQIKAGVDSQGIIAPGKYGIIA